From a region of the Opisthocomus hoazin isolate bOpiHoa1 chromosome 21, bOpiHoa1.hap1, whole genome shotgun sequence genome:
- the ST6GALNAC1 gene encoding alpha-N-acetylgalactosaminide alpha-2,6-sialyltransferase 1 isoform X1, with product MWFFRRRLPKIPRAFIWLIVLTHVCLFIASFSSWFGLLKTTISRQLGISQHVPHMLQVDTQKQQAFNYTDNGKTRSFSMVSSGRNISRLEQDMVERTPKLEGKEEQKKMATPVARVEEAKENVAVKPPLGLKGIKKTTVKTDPRVQGNKQKTTVRPAAGVEEAKEKTIVKPLPRVEGAKEVTAKPSSGLKGTHENNVSKDQTKPKEPPASGKTLRPVPQAAAVTEKKRLRAADFKSEPRWDFEDKYLLDRSSPPSTCSESVKAKAAKSDWLQHLFLPNIMLFTDKRYFNSSEWERLEHFAPPYGFMELNYSCESLRASQDGTIKLPAGTLRQVAGDLQHLHVKGIKLVVQEVMSLLPPNPHQQLLLANSNSSVPTCISCAVVGNGGILNNSGMGQEIDSHDYVFRVSGAVIKGYEKDVGTKTSFYGFTAYSLVTSLQILGHRGFRNIPRGKHVRYIHFLEGARDYEWLKALLLNENARKGVLDSGRRPRERFDEDFTTDKYLVVHPDFLRYTKNRFLKSKTLEKPYWRLYRPTTGAFLLLTALHLCDRVSAYGYITEGHEKYSDHYYDKDWKRLIFYTNHDFNLEKQVWKKLHDENIMKLYQRS from the exons ATGTGGTTTTTCAGGAGAAGGCTTCCTAAAATTCCCAGAGCCTTCATTTGGCTCATTGTTTTAACACACGTTTGCCTCTTCATTGCTAGTTTCAGCTCTTGGTTTGGCTTGTTGAAGACCACGATTTCCAG GCAACTGGGCATTTCCCAGCACGTCCCACATATGTTACAAGTGGACAcccaaaagcaacaggctttcaACTATACTGATAATGGGAAGACAAGAAGCTTTTCAATGGTGTCTTCAGGGAGAAACATCTCAAGGCTCGAACAAGATATGGTTGAGAGGACACCAAaactggagggaaaggaggagcagAAGAAAATGGCAACACCAGTTGCCAGGGTGGAGGAAGCCAAGGAGAACGTGGCTGTGAAACCACCCCTGGGGCTGAAGGGAATCAAGAAGACAACAGTGAAAACAGATCCTAGGGTGCAGggaaacaagcagaaaacaaCAGTGAGACCAGCCGCGGGGGTGGAAGAAGCCAAGGAAAAGACAATAGTGAAACCACTTCCCAGAGTGGAAGGAGCCAAGGAGGTGACAGCGAAACCATCCTCTGGATTGAAGGGAACTCATGAAAACAACGTATCCAAAGATCAAACAAAGCCAAAAGAGCCTCCTGCGTCAGGGAAGACTCTAAGACCTGTTCCTCAGGCTGCTGCAGTGACAGAAAAGAAGAGACTGAGGGCTGCTGACTTCAAGTCTGAGCCGCGATGGGATTTTGAGGACAAGTATCTGCTGGACCGCTCTTCTCCACCATCG ACCTGCTCTGAATCAGTGAAGGCCAAAGCTGCCAAGTCTGACTGGCTCCAACATCTTTTCCTGCCCAACATCATGCTCTTCACAGACAAGAGGTACTTCAACAGCAGTGAGTGGGAGCGCCTGGAGCATTTTGCACCTCCCTATGGCTTCATGGAGCTGAATTATTCATGTGAGTCACTCAGGGCATCTCAGGATGGGACCATCAAACTCCCGGCAGGAACCTTACGCCAAGTAGCTGGAGATTTGCAGCATCTTCATGTCAAAGGCATTAAGCTAG TGGTGCAGGAGGTCATGTCCCTGCTGCCCCCAAATCCTCACCAGCAGTTGCTCCTGGCCAACAGCAACAGCAGCGTGCCAACATGCATCAGCTGTGCTGTCGTGGGGAATGGAGGAATATTGAATAACTCTGGGATGGGCCAGGAGATTGACTCCCATGACTACGTCTTCCG GGTGAGTGGAGCTGTAATCAAAGGTTATGAAAAAGATGTGGGAACAAAAACCTCCTTCTACGGATTCACAGCCTACTCCCTGGTGACCTCTCTCCAGATCTTGGGGCACAGAGGGTTCAGAAACATCCCACGGGGAAAA CATGTCAGATACATCCACTTCCTGGAGGGAGCCAGAGACTACGAGTGGCTGAAGGCTCTTCTGCTGAACGAGAACGCCAGGAAAGGAGTCTTGGACTCCGG GAGGAGGCCCCGGGAGAGGTTCGATGAAGATTTCACGACAGACAAATACCTGGTGGTTCACCCCGATTTCCTCAGATACACGAAAAACAG gtttTTGAAATCTAAAACTCTGGAAAAGCCCTACTGGCGTCTGTACAGGCCCACAACGGGGGCCTTCCTGCTGCTGACTGCCCTCCATCTCTGTGATCGG gtgaGTGCCTATGGCTACATCACGGAGGGCCACGAGAAGTACTCGGATCACTACTATGACAAGGACTGGAAACGCCTCATTTTCTACACTAACCACGACTTCAACCTGGAGAAGCAGGTGTGGAAAAAGCTTCATGATGAGAATATCATGAAGCTTTACCAGAGATCCTGA
- the LOC142363843 gene encoding uncharacterized protein LOC142363843 isoform X2 has translation MAFSYKRLRPWFLSCDAAFHSCTMCARNRNHLLVCYMSTTLSVSAPASPVPRLQSYPVTWVPASPHPPRGRSPAHLPTSAAVPPTDPRQGRRGAAAFYGRALRLSPSLQGTWREEAWRGARRLRSRPVGEGLCVSLPRHLLTSFSR, from the exons ATGGCCTTTTCCTATAAGCGCCTGCGCCCTTGGTTTTTGTCTTGC GATGCTGctttccacagttgcacaatgTGTGCACGCAACAGGAATCATCTTCTGGTCTGTTACATGAGCACAACCCTGAGCGTCTCCGCTCCCGCGTCTCCGGTCCCGCGTCTCCAGTCCTACCCCGTCACGTgggtccccgcgtccccgcaCCCTCCACGCGGCCGCTCCCCTGCTCACCTCCCGACGTCAGCTGCGGTACCACCTACAGATCCACGCCAGGGACGTCGGGGAGCAGCCGCGTTCTACGGGCGGGCGCTTCGCCTGAGCCCGTCTCTGCAGGGGACCTGGCGCGAGGAGGCCTGGCGAGGGGCGCGCCGGCTGCGCTCCCGCCCCGTCGGCGAGGGGCTGTGCGTCAGCCTCCCCAGACATCTGCTGACGAGCTTTTCCCGATGA
- the LOC142363843 gene encoding uncharacterized protein LOC142363843 isoform X1, whose product MAFSYKRLRPWFLSCFRCFAGCCFPQLHNVCTQQESSSGLLHEHNPERLRSRVSGPASPVLPRHVGPRVPAPSTRPLPCSPPDVSCGTTYRSTPGTSGSSRVLRAGASPEPVSAGDLARGGLARGAPAALPPRRRGAVRQPPQTSADELFPMSWPCLRRQPYGPAFCGGPGDAFRAPGSALQGNFLRAGFWHFLQRTSDLR is encoded by the exons ATGGCCTTTTCCTATAAGCGCCTGCGCCCTTGGTTTTTGTCTTGC TTTCGTTGTTTCGCAGGATGCTGctttccacagttgcacaatgTGTGCACGCAACAGGAATCATCTTCTGGTCTGTTACATGAGCACAACCCTGAGCGTCTCCGCTCCCGCGTCTCCGGTCCCGCGTCTCCAGTCCTACCCCGTCACGTgggtccccgcgtccccgcaCCCTCCACGCGGCCGCTCCCCTGCTCACCTCCCGACGTCAGCTGCGGTACCACCTACAGATCCACGCCAGGGACGTCGGGGAGCAGCCGCGTTCTACGGGCGGGCGCTTCGCCTGAGCCCGTCTCTGCAGGGGACCTGGCGCGAGGAGGCCTGGCGAGGGGCGCGCCGGCTGCGCTCCCGCCCCGTCGGCGAGGGGCTGTGCGTCAGCCTCCCCAGACATCTGCTGACGAGCTTTTCCCGATGAGCTGGCCTTGCCTCCGCAGGCAGCCATATGGCCCCGCGTTCTGCGGGGGGCCCGGCGACGCGTTCCGAGCTCCAGGCTCTGCGTTGCAGGGAAATTTCCTACGAGCAGGTTTCTGGCACTTTCTGCAGCGCACCTCTGACCTGCGCTGA
- the ST6GALNAC1 gene encoding alpha-N-acetylgalactosaminide alpha-2,6-sialyltransferase 1 isoform X2, with amino-acid sequence MWFFRRRLPKIPRAFIWLIVLTHVCLFIASFSSWFGLLKTTISRQLGISQHVPHMLQVDTQKQQAFNYTDNGKTRSFSMVSSGRNISRLEQDMVERTPKLEGKEEQKKMATPVARVEEAKENVAVKPPLGLKGIKKTTVKTDPRVQGNKQKTTVRPAAGVEEAKEKTIVKPLPRVEGAKEVTAKPSSGLKGTHENNVSKDQTKPKEPPASGKTLRPVPQAAAVTEKKRLRAADFKSEPRWDFEDKYLLDRSSPPSTCSESVKAKAAKSDWLQHLFLPNIMLFTDKRYFNSSEWERLEHFAPPYGFMELNYSLVQEVMSLLPPNPHQQLLLANSNSSVPTCISCAVVGNGGILNNSGMGQEIDSHDYVFRVSGAVIKGYEKDVGTKTSFYGFTAYSLVTSLQILGHRGFRNIPRGKHVRYIHFLEGARDYEWLKALLLNENARKGVLDSGRRPRERFDEDFTTDKYLVVHPDFLRYTKNRFLKSKTLEKPYWRLYRPTTGAFLLLTALHLCDRVSAYGYITEGHEKYSDHYYDKDWKRLIFYTNHDFNLEKQVWKKLHDENIMKLYQRS; translated from the exons ATGTGGTTTTTCAGGAGAAGGCTTCCTAAAATTCCCAGAGCCTTCATTTGGCTCATTGTTTTAACACACGTTTGCCTCTTCATTGCTAGTTTCAGCTCTTGGTTTGGCTTGTTGAAGACCACGATTTCCAG GCAACTGGGCATTTCCCAGCACGTCCCACATATGTTACAAGTGGACAcccaaaagcaacaggctttcaACTATACTGATAATGGGAAGACAAGAAGCTTTTCAATGGTGTCTTCAGGGAGAAACATCTCAAGGCTCGAACAAGATATGGTTGAGAGGACACCAAaactggagggaaaggaggagcagAAGAAAATGGCAACACCAGTTGCCAGGGTGGAGGAAGCCAAGGAGAACGTGGCTGTGAAACCACCCCTGGGGCTGAAGGGAATCAAGAAGACAACAGTGAAAACAGATCCTAGGGTGCAGggaaacaagcagaaaacaaCAGTGAGACCAGCCGCGGGGGTGGAAGAAGCCAAGGAAAAGACAATAGTGAAACCACTTCCCAGAGTGGAAGGAGCCAAGGAGGTGACAGCGAAACCATCCTCTGGATTGAAGGGAACTCATGAAAACAACGTATCCAAAGATCAAACAAAGCCAAAAGAGCCTCCTGCGTCAGGGAAGACTCTAAGACCTGTTCCTCAGGCTGCTGCAGTGACAGAAAAGAAGAGACTGAGGGCTGCTGACTTCAAGTCTGAGCCGCGATGGGATTTTGAGGACAAGTATCTGCTGGACCGCTCTTCTCCACCATCG ACCTGCTCTGAATCAGTGAAGGCCAAAGCTGCCAAGTCTGACTGGCTCCAACATCTTTTCCTGCCCAACATCATGCTCTTCACAGACAAGAGGTACTTCAACAGCAGTGAGTGGGAGCGCCTGGAGCATTTTGCACCTCCCTATGGCTTCATGGAGCTGAATTATTCAT TGGTGCAGGAGGTCATGTCCCTGCTGCCCCCAAATCCTCACCAGCAGTTGCTCCTGGCCAACAGCAACAGCAGCGTGCCAACATGCATCAGCTGTGCTGTCGTGGGGAATGGAGGAATATTGAATAACTCTGGGATGGGCCAGGAGATTGACTCCCATGACTACGTCTTCCG GGTGAGTGGAGCTGTAATCAAAGGTTATGAAAAAGATGTGGGAACAAAAACCTCCTTCTACGGATTCACAGCCTACTCCCTGGTGACCTCTCTCCAGATCTTGGGGCACAGAGGGTTCAGAAACATCCCACGGGGAAAA CATGTCAGATACATCCACTTCCTGGAGGGAGCCAGAGACTACGAGTGGCTGAAGGCTCTTCTGCTGAACGAGAACGCCAGGAAAGGAGTCTTGGACTCCGG GAGGAGGCCCCGGGAGAGGTTCGATGAAGATTTCACGACAGACAAATACCTGGTGGTTCACCCCGATTTCCTCAGATACACGAAAAACAG gtttTTGAAATCTAAAACTCTGGAAAAGCCCTACTGGCGTCTGTACAGGCCCACAACGGGGGCCTTCCTGCTGCTGACTGCCCTCCATCTCTGTGATCGG gtgaGTGCCTATGGCTACATCACGGAGGGCCACGAGAAGTACTCGGATCACTACTATGACAAGGACTGGAAACGCCTCATTTTCTACACTAACCACGACTTCAACCTGGAGAAGCAGGTGTGGAAAAAGCTTCATGATGAGAATATCATGAAGCTTTACCAGAGATCCTGA
- the ST6GALNAC1 gene encoding alpha-N-acetylgalactosaminide alpha-2,6-sialyltransferase 1 isoform X3 codes for MLQVDTQKQQAFNYTDNGKTRSFSMVSSGRNISRLEQDMVERTPKLEGKEEQKKMATPVARVEEAKENVAVKPPLGLKGIKKTTVKTDPRVQGNKQKTTVRPAAGVEEAKEKTIVKPLPRVEGAKEVTAKPSSGLKGTHENNVSKDQTKPKEPPASGKTLRPVPQAAAVTEKKRLRAADFKSEPRWDFEDKYLLDRSSPPSTCSESVKAKAAKSDWLQHLFLPNIMLFTDKRYFNSSEWERLEHFAPPYGFMELNYSCESLRASQDGTIKLPAGTLRQVAGDLQHLHVKGIKLVVQEVMSLLPPNPHQQLLLANSNSSVPTCISCAVVGNGGILNNSGMGQEIDSHDYVFRVSGAVIKGYEKDVGTKTSFYGFTAYSLVTSLQILGHRGFRNIPRGKHVRYIHFLEGARDYEWLKALLLNENARKGVLDSGRRPRERFDEDFTTDKYLVVHPDFLRYTKNRFLKSKTLEKPYWRLYRPTTGAFLLLTALHLCDRVSAYGYITEGHEKYSDHYYDKDWKRLIFYTNHDFNLEKQVWKKLHDENIMKLYQRS; via the exons ATGTTACAAGTGGACAcccaaaagcaacaggctttcaACTATACTGATAATGGGAAGACAAGAAGCTTTTCAATGGTGTCTTCAGGGAGAAACATCTCAAGGCTCGAACAAGATATGGTTGAGAGGACACCAAaactggagggaaaggaggagcagAAGAAAATGGCAACACCAGTTGCCAGGGTGGAGGAAGCCAAGGAGAACGTGGCTGTGAAACCACCCCTGGGGCTGAAGGGAATCAAGAAGACAACAGTGAAAACAGATCCTAGGGTGCAGggaaacaagcagaaaacaaCAGTGAGACCAGCCGCGGGGGTGGAAGAAGCCAAGGAAAAGACAATAGTGAAACCACTTCCCAGAGTGGAAGGAGCCAAGGAGGTGACAGCGAAACCATCCTCTGGATTGAAGGGAACTCATGAAAACAACGTATCCAAAGATCAAACAAAGCCAAAAGAGCCTCCTGCGTCAGGGAAGACTCTAAGACCTGTTCCTCAGGCTGCTGCAGTGACAGAAAAGAAGAGACTGAGGGCTGCTGACTTCAAGTCTGAGCCGCGATGGGATTTTGAGGACAAGTATCTGCTGGACCGCTCTTCTCCACCATCG ACCTGCTCTGAATCAGTGAAGGCCAAAGCTGCCAAGTCTGACTGGCTCCAACATCTTTTCCTGCCCAACATCATGCTCTTCACAGACAAGAGGTACTTCAACAGCAGTGAGTGGGAGCGCCTGGAGCATTTTGCACCTCCCTATGGCTTCATGGAGCTGAATTATTCATGTGAGTCACTCAGGGCATCTCAGGATGGGACCATCAAACTCCCGGCAGGAACCTTACGCCAAGTAGCTGGAGATTTGCAGCATCTTCATGTCAAAGGCATTAAGCTAG TGGTGCAGGAGGTCATGTCCCTGCTGCCCCCAAATCCTCACCAGCAGTTGCTCCTGGCCAACAGCAACAGCAGCGTGCCAACATGCATCAGCTGTGCTGTCGTGGGGAATGGAGGAATATTGAATAACTCTGGGATGGGCCAGGAGATTGACTCCCATGACTACGTCTTCCG GGTGAGTGGAGCTGTAATCAAAGGTTATGAAAAAGATGTGGGAACAAAAACCTCCTTCTACGGATTCACAGCCTACTCCCTGGTGACCTCTCTCCAGATCTTGGGGCACAGAGGGTTCAGAAACATCCCACGGGGAAAA CATGTCAGATACATCCACTTCCTGGAGGGAGCCAGAGACTACGAGTGGCTGAAGGCTCTTCTGCTGAACGAGAACGCCAGGAAAGGAGTCTTGGACTCCGG GAGGAGGCCCCGGGAGAGGTTCGATGAAGATTTCACGACAGACAAATACCTGGTGGTTCACCCCGATTTCCTCAGATACACGAAAAACAG gtttTTGAAATCTAAAACTCTGGAAAAGCCCTACTGGCGTCTGTACAGGCCCACAACGGGGGCCTTCCTGCTGCTGACTGCCCTCCATCTCTGTGATCGG gtgaGTGCCTATGGCTACATCACGGAGGGCCACGAGAAGTACTCGGATCACTACTATGACAAGGACTGGAAACGCCTCATTTTCTACACTAACCACGACTTCAACCTGGAGAAGCAGGTGTGGAAAAAGCTTCATGATGAGAATATCATGAAGCTTTACCAGAGATCCTGA